One Roseomonas sp. OT10 DNA window includes the following coding sequences:
- a CDS encoding tripartite tricarboxylate transporter substrate binding protein has translation MLTRRRLAATAALLPLAATCPALAQPAIDGPVTLVVPYTPGTGHDILARLLSPFLTARLGHPVVVDNRAGASGNIGSQAVARAAPDGRTLMLQGNAFVINPGLVAQLPYDPVASFTPIIELTTAELALVVQPDLPVRDLRELIAHARANPGKLDYASPGNGTPQHLSMALFGLTAGVELNHVPYRGSAPAVQDLIGRRIALMFLPVHTALPLAQAGQIRLLAVGGEHRAAAAPDLPTIAEAGLPMPPVNLWYGLLAPAGMPAELVARLNAECNAWLREPSTRAALQAQGMVAAGGTPQAFATLISGDLQRWAKVIREAKVSAD, from the coding sequence ATGCTGACCCGCAGGCGACTGGCGGCCACGGCCGCGCTGCTGCCCCTTGCCGCCACCTGTCCCGCCCTGGCCCAGCCGGCCATCGACGGGCCGGTGACTCTGGTGGTGCCCTATACGCCCGGGACCGGGCACGACATCCTGGCCCGGCTGCTCTCGCCCTTCCTGACCGCGCGGCTGGGCCATCCGGTGGTGGTGGACAACCGCGCCGGCGCCAGCGGCAACATCGGCAGCCAGGCGGTGGCCCGCGCGGCCCCGGACGGGCGGACGCTGATGCTCCAGGGCAATGCCTTCGTCATCAACCCGGGGCTGGTCGCCCAGCTCCCCTACGACCCGGTGGCGAGCTTCACGCCGATCATCGAGCTCACCACCGCCGAGCTGGCCCTGGTCGTGCAGCCCGACCTGCCCGTGCGCGACCTGCGGGAGCTGATCGCGCATGCGCGCGCCAATCCGGGCAAGCTGGACTACGCGTCGCCCGGCAACGGCACGCCGCAGCACCTGTCCATGGCGCTCTTCGGCCTCACCGCCGGGGTGGAGCTGAACCACGTGCCCTATCGCGGCTCCGCCCCGGCGGTGCAGGACCTGATCGGCCGGCGCATCGCCCTGATGTTCCTGCCGGTCCACACCGCGCTGCCCCTGGCCCAGGCCGGGCAGATCCGCCTGCTGGCGGTGGGCGGCGAGCACCGGGCGGCGGCGGCGCCGGACCTGCCGACCATCGCCGAGGCGGGGCTGCCCATGCCGCCGGTGAACCTGTGGTACGGGCTGCTGGCGCCGGCGGGAATGCCGGCCGAGCTGGTCGCGCGGCTGAACGCGGAATGCAACGCCTGGCTCCGGGAGCCTTCCACCAGGGCGGCCCTGCAGGCGCAGGGCATGGTCGCCGCGGGGGGCACGCCGCAGGCCTTCGCGACGCTGATCTCGGGCGACCTGCAGCGATGGGCCAAGGTCATCCGGGAGGCGAAGGTCAGCGCCGACTGA
- a CDS encoding sensor histidine kinase yields MKPLPLPLPDSGPLERELAYYRRECNALGARLLRLQEEQSQAFREARRSRTVAKLIREAYRLADGIDSPEELGGPMLGVVLENAMCDRAALLQEVPHGSGQFVVTHRLGLTGDASPPVLLSTRPAFFYTTSKTRIEPPAYELTGILRLPYILWAYDAASGLALILGNQSESNVSRPFEEGDQELVEGALSVYVDVLMRKRAEVAMREAKQVAEEASTARSRFLATLTHELRTPLNAIIGFSEMMAPSSPYAVTTDQARQYNGHILTSAQHLLVLINEILDYSALSRGRASLAARWIPAAELVEETVGASLAVAADRGIRVSALTPQEPVWIRVDRTRMRQILDNLLSNAMRFTRPGGTVVLAVADTPDNGLSLEVRDSGVGMRAEDIPRALEPFQQIDNPLTRASPGTGLGLPIAKGLAEAHGGSLVIRSAPDVGTTVMVHLPPQRVHRGTDAPAAAD; encoded by the coding sequence ATGAAGCCACTGCCATTGCCATTGCCCGATTCCGGACCGCTGGAGCGCGAGCTCGCCTATTACCGCCGGGAGTGCAACGCCCTGGGCGCCCGGCTGCTCCGCCTGCAGGAGGAGCAGAGCCAGGCCTTCCGCGAGGCGCGGCGCAGCCGCACGGTGGCGAAGCTGATCCGCGAGGCCTACCGGCTGGCGGACGGCATCGATTCGCCGGAGGAGCTGGGCGGGCCGATGCTGGGCGTGGTGCTGGAGAACGCCATGTGCGACCGCGCCGCGCTGCTGCAGGAGGTGCCGCACGGCAGCGGGCAGTTCGTGGTCACGCACCGGCTCGGCCTGACGGGCGACGCCTCGCCGCCGGTCCTGCTCTCCACCCGGCCGGCCTTCTTCTACACGACGTCCAAGACGCGCATCGAGCCGCCGGCCTACGAGCTGACCGGGATCCTCCGCCTGCCCTATATCCTGTGGGCCTACGACGCGGCCTCGGGCCTCGCCCTGATCCTGGGGAACCAGAGCGAGAGCAACGTGAGCCGCCCCTTCGAGGAGGGGGACCAGGAGCTCGTGGAGGGCGCCCTCTCCGTCTACGTCGACGTGCTGATGCGCAAGCGGGCGGAGGTCGCCATGCGCGAGGCGAAGCAGGTGGCCGAGGAGGCGAGCACCGCCCGCTCCCGCTTCCTCGCGACGCTGACCCACGAGCTGCGCACACCGCTCAACGCCATCATCGGCTTCTCCGAGATGATGGCGCCCTCCTCCCCCTATGCGGTCACCACGGACCAGGCGCGGCAGTACAACGGGCATATCCTCACCTCGGCGCAGCACCTGCTCGTGCTGATCAACGAGATCCTGGACTACTCCGCCCTCTCGCGCGGCCGGGCCTCGCTGGCGGCGCGCTGGATCCCGGCCGCCGAGCTGGTGGAGGAGACGGTCGGCGCCTCGCTGGCGGTCGCGGCCGATCGCGGCATCCGCGTCTCCGCGCTGACGCCGCAGGAGCCGGTGTGGATCCGGGTGGACCGCACCCGGATGCGCCAGATCCTCGACAACCTGCTGAGCAACGCCATGCGCTTCACCAGGCCGGGCGGAACCGTGGTGCTGGCGGTCGCCGATACCCCGGACAACGGCCTCTCGCTGGAGGTGCGCGACAGCGGCGTCGGCATGCGCGCCGAGGACATCCCGCGAGCGCTGGAGCCGTTCCAGCAGATCGACAACCCCCTGACCCGCGCCTCGCCGGGAACGGGGCTCGGCCTGCCCATCGCGAAGGGCCTGGCGGAGGCGCATGGCGGCAGCCTGGTGATCCGCAGCGCGCCGGACGTGGGCACCACGGTCATGGTCCATCTGCCGCCGCAGCGCGTGCATCGCGGCACCGACGCGCCCGCCGCGGCCGACTAG
- a CDS encoding glycosyltransferase family 4 protein, giving the protein MRSSEIIPGLLCGADQDPMLPYVVLDVSRLLACGGKAAPSGIDRVELAYARHWAMRPQADCSFVTMSPSGAWCVVPSGAVRDLVRCLCEAWSRGGDLASAEAGAARRLARRLQLRAALGFGRREMTAVLARPGAKAFLLVSHRALERQESIRALRSRGCAFVPLIHDLIPATHPEYARPGQSGRHLRRIGTTVSLADGVIVNSRHTAAVLAGHMRPRALPPPVLVAPLGIEAPRPPLPALATGPASNPYFLILGTIEPRKNHLLLLHIWRDLVDRLGPETPRLLVLGRRGWENENVVDLLERSTTLRGVVQEMGSLPDRQVWELMRGARALLFPSFAEGFGLPLGEALALGVPVIASDLASLREVGGDVPEYLDPLDGPRWRERILAYAAPGSAARASQLDRLGGWQPPGWDEHFRRVEVLLAHITATEVRPATTMPFPARDAAEPWEAGLVLADRVPALAALQRT; this is encoded by the coding sequence ATGAGAAGCTCTGAGATCATTCCCGGCCTGCTTTGCGGTGCAGACCAGGACCCGATGCTACCCTACGTGGTGCTGGACGTCTCCCGCCTGCTGGCCTGCGGCGGCAAGGCGGCGCCGTCGGGCATCGACCGCGTGGAGCTGGCCTACGCCCGCCACTGGGCCATGCGGCCACAGGCGGATTGCAGCTTCGTCACCATGTCGCCCTCCGGCGCCTGGTGCGTGGTGCCCTCCGGCGCGGTGCGCGATCTGGTCCGCTGCCTATGCGAGGCCTGGTCGCGGGGTGGGGACCTCGCCTCGGCGGAGGCGGGGGCGGCCCGCCGCCTCGCCCGGCGGCTGCAACTGCGCGCGGCGCTGGGCTTCGGCCGTCGCGAGATGACGGCCGTGCTGGCGCGCCCCGGCGCTAAGGCTTTCCTGCTGGTCTCCCATCGCGCGCTGGAGCGCCAGGAATCCATCCGCGCCCTGCGCAGCCGGGGATGCGCCTTCGTCCCCCTGATCCACGACCTGATCCCGGCGACGCACCCCGAATATGCCCGCCCCGGCCAGTCGGGGCGGCACCTCCGCCGCATCGGCACCACGGTCTCCCTGGCGGACGGGGTCATCGTCAACTCCCGGCATACCGCGGCCGTGCTGGCCGGGCACATGCGGCCGCGGGCCCTGCCGCCTCCGGTGCTCGTCGCGCCGCTGGGGATCGAGGCGCCCCGCCCGCCGCTTCCCGCCCTGGCCACGGGGCCTGCGTCGAACCCCTATTTCCTGATCCTGGGCACCATCGAGCCGCGCAAGAACCATCTCCTGCTCCTGCATATCTGGCGCGACCTCGTCGACCGCCTCGGCCCGGAGACGCCGCGCCTGCTGGTCCTGGGACGGCGTGGCTGGGAGAACGAGAATGTCGTGGACCTCCTGGAGCGCAGCACCACCCTGCGCGGCGTGGTGCAGGAGATGGGGTCCCTGCCGGACCGTCAGGTGTGGGAACTGATGCGGGGCGCGCGGGCCCTCCTCTTCCCCTCCTTCGCCGAGGGCTTCGGCCTCCCGCTGGGCGAGGCGCTGGCGCTCGGCGTGCCGGTGATCGCATCGGATCTGGCGTCGTTGCGCGAAGTGGGCGGAGACGTCCCGGAGTACCTCGATCCCCTCGACGGTCCGCGCTGGCGGGAACGGATCCTGGCCTATGCGGCGCCGGGCAGCGCCGCGCGTGCCTCGCAGCTCGACCGTCTCGGCGGCTGGCAGCCACCCGGTTGGGACGAGCATTTCCGACGCGTGGAGGTGCTGCTCGCCCACATCACCGCCACGGAGGTGCGCCCGGCGACGACAATGCCTTTTCCCGCCCGCGATGCCGCCGAGCCCTGGGAGGCCGGGCTGGTCCTGGCGGACAGGGTACCGGCCCTTGCGGCATTGCAACGCACGTAA
- a CDS encoding C-terminal binding protein — translation MTLTVLEPEGMYPDTALERKVLGPEVRLLQGGGAASLADLPDELCAQVDGLFIFRHWLRAADIARFPRLKAVVRMGVGYDRLDRDTLDARGVKVCNVPDYGTMEVADHAVALALSLRRGIILHHEMQRAEPPAPWAYLDHPLIQRPQTRTFGVLGLGRIGTAAALRAKAFGWRVVFFDPYLPNGVDRALGIERVRTIEELFSTADTLSIHTPLTRTTRGMVTERLLRLMPAGGVVVNTARGPVLDIDGLYAVLKDGHLAGAGLDVLPQEPPVEPLPALLSAYRAREPWLAGRLVITPHSAFHTREAWEDIRVKSAETMRDVLVDGLQTNVIPPGSD, via the coding sequence ATGACGCTGACCGTGCTCGAGCCGGAGGGCATGTATCCGGACACGGCGCTGGAGCGGAAGGTGCTCGGCCCGGAGGTGCGGCTGCTGCAGGGCGGCGGGGCGGCCTCCCTCGCCGATCTGCCGGACGAGCTCTGCGCCCAGGTGGACGGCCTTTTCATCTTCCGCCACTGGCTGCGCGCCGCCGACATCGCGCGCTTCCCCCGGCTGAAGGCCGTGGTCCGCATGGGGGTGGGCTATGACCGGCTGGACCGCGACACGCTCGACGCGCGGGGTGTGAAGGTCTGCAACGTGCCCGACTACGGCACGATGGAGGTCGCGGACCACGCCGTCGCACTGGCCCTGTCCCTGCGCCGCGGCATCATCCTGCACCACGAGATGCAGCGGGCAGAGCCGCCGGCGCCCTGGGCCTATCTGGACCATCCGCTGATCCAGCGGCCGCAGACCCGGACCTTCGGCGTGCTGGGCCTCGGGCGGATCGGCACGGCCGCCGCCCTGCGGGCGAAGGCCTTCGGCTGGCGGGTGGTCTTCTTCGACCCCTACCTGCCCAACGGGGTGGACCGGGCCCTGGGCATCGAGCGGGTCCGCACCATCGAGGAGCTGTTCTCCACCGCCGACACCCTGTCCATCCATACCCCCCTGACCCGGACGACCAGGGGCATGGTGACGGAGCGGCTGCTGCGCCTGATGCCGGCCGGCGGCGTCGTGGTGAACACGGCCCGCGGCCCGGTCCTGGACATCGACGGCCTGTACGCCGTGCTGAAGGACGGGCACCTGGCCGGCGCCGGGCTGGATGTCCTGCCGCAGGAGCCGCCGGTCGAGCCGCTCCCCGCCCTCCTCTCCGCCTACCGGGCCCGGGAGCCCTGGCTGGCGGGACGGCTGGTGATCACCCCGCACAGCGCCTTCCATACCCGCGAGGCGTGGGAGGACATCCGGGTCAAGAGCGCCGAAACCATGCGCGATGTGCTGGTGGACGGCTTGCAGACCAACGTCATCCCGCCGGGCAGCGACTGA
- a CDS encoding fatty acid desaturase, whose product MHYQSHAPAPALDTLSSLPLRNDPRARMAAALPGWMQPFLTWVTAKPAPGEEAPERHPASFVASGLAAILGGAALTLAALMLALPWWLAALLVTAGLTTTCSGLGLYQVVIFHHCSHGTVFATRERNRQVGRIVSALLLFTRFEDYQRDHMLHHSANKLLTEEDEFTGFVFGVCGLEPGVPLRTLWRRVIVNLVSPAFHIRFLRRRLKAAMFSGDRAHDWMARAGVAVPLAAAAVTGAWVPVLVAWFLPLTVLLQVATVFRILCEHRFPDVDLIRARGKAFVCASTTGVFPGAMPPDRSPASLGGLTAWGWWWARMLVGAVFARVFVLVGDAPCHDFHHRRPATKKWTQYSHARQQDLDAGSPGFPANYSENWGLIRAVDRNLATLAATPPGVVA is encoded by the coding sequence GTGCACTATCAATCTCATGCCCCGGCCCCCGCCCTCGACACGCTGTCGAGCCTGCCGCTCCGCAACGACCCCAGGGCCCGCATGGCCGCCGCGCTGCCCGGCTGGATGCAGCCTTTCCTGACCTGGGTCACCGCCAAGCCCGCCCCGGGGGAGGAGGCGCCGGAGCGCCACCCCGCCAGCTTCGTCGCCAGCGGCCTGGCCGCCATCCTCGGCGGCGCCGCCCTGACCCTGGCTGCGCTGATGCTCGCCCTGCCCTGGTGGCTGGCGGCACTGCTGGTGACGGCGGGCCTCACCACGACCTGCTCCGGGCTGGGTCTGTACCAGGTGGTCATCTTCCACCACTGCTCGCACGGTACCGTCTTCGCGACACGGGAGCGCAACCGGCAGGTCGGACGCATCGTCTCGGCCCTGCTGCTGTTCACACGCTTCGAGGACTACCAGCGCGACCACATGCTGCATCACAGCGCCAACAAGCTGCTGACCGAGGAAGACGAATTCACCGGCTTCGTCTTCGGGGTCTGCGGCCTGGAACCCGGCGTGCCGCTGCGGACGCTGTGGCGCCGGGTGATCGTCAACCTGGTCTCGCCCGCCTTCCATATCCGCTTCCTGCGACGGCGCCTGAAGGCGGCGATGTTCAGCGGCGACCGGGCACATGACTGGATGGCCCGGGCGGGCGTCGCCGTGCCGCTGGCGGCCGCGGCCGTGACGGGGGCCTGGGTGCCCGTGCTGGTCGCCTGGTTCCTGCCGCTGACCGTGCTGCTGCAGGTCGCGACCGTCTTCCGCATCCTGTGCGAGCACCGCTTCCCGGACGTCGATCTGATCCGCGCCCGCGGGAAGGCCTTCGTCTGCGCCTCCACCACGGGCGTGTTCCCCGGCGCCATGCCGCCGGACCGTTCCCCCGCCAGCCTGGGTGGCCTGACCGCCTGGGGCTGGTGGTGGGCCCGGATGCTGGTCGGCGCCGTCTTCGCGCGGGTCTTCGTGCTGGTGGGCGACGCCCCCTGCCACGACTTCCACCATCGCCGCCCGGCCACCAAGAAGTGGACCCAGTACAGCCACGCCCGGCAACAGGACCTGGATGCCGGCTCGCCCGGCTTCCCCGCCAACTACAGCGAGAACTGGGGCCTCATCCGGGCCGTGGACCGCAACCTTGCCACCCTGGCCGCGACGCCGCCCGGCGTGGTCGCCTGA
- a CDS encoding FIST signal transduction protein produces the protein MIRVAYHRHIDPRVCVERCVASLGMARPDLVLAFCGGKLDPDVVLPTLRDRLGGAPVYGGAAAGAITREAYGYSGLELLLVGFQGAEVTPRTVTQELGQDEEAAGRTLGAAVREVAAEDAVVVVLYDSVASRPPLRLHPASRIVRGFHEGLGGHRVCLLGGGLLTDMNLSDGWVFDGERCRHHLALALVFPPGIEAETVILHGCRPVSTFMEITRIDGAEVYELDGMPALGVIERMLGLPLGEAQGQELSLLATLGQKQGDPFAPYDENAYVNRLILRANPETGSVTLFEPDFELGAKVQIMGRDNSLMLESVTEGIAALNEAVRDGDNLLALYIDCAGRASARSGAPVEEAELVLRDFAPRIPFAGFYSGVEIAPFQGYSRPLDWTGVLSVLRRRA, from the coding sequence GTGATCCGCGTCGCCTATCACCGGCACATCGACCCGCGGGTCTGTGTCGAACGATGCGTCGCATCCCTCGGCATGGCGCGGCCGGATCTCGTCCTGGCCTTTTGCGGCGGGAAGCTGGATCCGGACGTGGTCCTGCCCACCCTGCGGGACCGGCTGGGCGGCGCGCCCGTCTACGGCGGGGCCGCCGCGGGCGCGATCACCCGGGAGGCCTATGGCTACAGCGGGCTGGAGCTGCTCCTCGTCGGCTTCCAGGGCGCGGAGGTCACGCCCCGCACCGTGACCCAGGAGCTGGGGCAGGACGAGGAGGCCGCCGGCCGGACCCTGGGTGCCGCCGTGCGGGAGGTCGCCGCCGAGGATGCGGTGGTGGTGGTGCTCTACGACAGCGTGGCCAGCCGCCCGCCCCTGCGGCTCCACCCCGCCAGCCGGATCGTGCGCGGCTTCCACGAGGGGCTGGGCGGCCACCGCGTCTGCCTGCTGGGCGGCGGGCTGCTGACGGACATGAACCTGTCGGATGGCTGGGTCTTCGATGGCGAGCGCTGCCGGCACCACCTCGCCCTCGCCCTGGTCTTCCCGCCCGGGATCGAGGCGGAGACGGTGATCCTGCACGGCTGCCGGCCGGTCAGCACCTTCATGGAGATCACCCGGATCGACGGGGCGGAGGTCTACGAGCTGGACGGCATGCCGGCGCTCGGCGTGATCGAGCGCATGCTCGGCCTGCCGCTGGGCGAGGCGCAGGGGCAGGAACTCTCCCTGCTCGCGACTCTGGGCCAGAAGCAGGGCGACCCCTTCGCGCCCTATGACGAGAACGCCTATGTCAACCGGCTGATCCTGCGCGCCAATCCGGAAACCGGCTCCGTCACCCTGTTCGAGCCGGATTTCGAGCTGGGCGCCAAGGTGCAGATCATGGGGCGCGACAACTCACTGATGCTGGAATCCGTCACGGAGGGGATCGCGGCGCTCAACGAGGCGGTGCGGGACGGCGACAACCTCCTGGCCCTCTACATCGACTGCGCCGGGCGGGCGAGCGCCCGCAGCGGCGCCCCGGTCGAGGAGGCGGAGCTGGTGCTGCGCGACTTCGCCCCGCGCATCCCCTTCGCGGGCTTCTACTCGGGCGTGGAGATCGCTCCCTTCCAGGGCTATTCTCGGCCACTCGACTGGACCGGGGTACTGTCGGTGCTGCGACGACGGGCATGA